The following are encoded together in the Meriones unguiculatus strain TT.TT164.6M chromosome 16, Bangor_MerUng_6.1, whole genome shotgun sequence genome:
- the Nrm gene encoding nurim isoform X1 translates to MAPALLLVPAALASFVLAFGTGVEFVRFTSLRPLLGGVPEPGGPEARQGWLAALQDRSVLAPLAWDLALLLLFVVQHSLMATETVKAWASRHFGVLQRSLYVACTALALQLVMRYWEAVPRGPVLWEARAEPWATWVPLLCFMLHVVSWLLIFSILLVFDYAELMGLKQVYYHVLGLGEPLALKSPRALRLFSHLRHPVCVELLTVLWVVPTLGADRLLLALLLTLYLGLAHGLDQQDLRYLRSQLQRKLQLLSRPQDGEAE, encoded by the exons ATGGCCCCCGCGCTGCTGCTGGTCCCCGCGGCCCTCGCTTCCTTCGTCCTGGCCTTCGGCACCGGAGTGGAGTTCGTGCGCTTCACCTCCCTGCGGCCGCTGCTCGGAGGCGTCCCGGAGCCCGGCGGTCCCG AGGCCCGCCAGGGGTGGCTGGCTGCCCTGCAGGACAGAAGCGTTCTTGCCCCCCTGGCTTGGGACCTGGCTCTCCTGCTTCTGTTTGTGGTGCAGCACAGCCTCATGGCCACCGAGACGGTGAAGGCGTGGGCATCCCGCCACTTCGGAGTCCTTCAGAGGTCACTGTATGTGGCATGCACCGCCCTGGCCTTGCAG CTGGTGATGCGGTACTGGGAGGCGGTCCCCAGAGGCCCGGTGCTGTGGGAGGCCCGGGCGGAGCCGTGGGCCACCTGGGTGCCCCTCCTCTGCTTCATGCTCCACGTGGTCTCCTGGCTGCTCATCTTCAGCATCCTGCTGGTCTTTGACTATGCTGAGCTCATGGGCCTCAAACAG GTCTATTACCATGTGCTGGGGCTGGGCGAGCCCCTGGCTCTGAAGTCTCCTCGGGCCCTGAGGCTCTTCTCCCACCTTCGGCACCCGGTGTGCGTGGAGCTGCTGACGGTGCTGTGGGTGGTGCCCACGCTGGGCGCCGACCGCCTCCTCCTGGCGCTTCTCCTCACCCTCTACCTCGGCTTGGCGCACGGGCTTGACCAGCAGGATCTCCGATACCTCCGGTCCCAACTACAAAGAAAACTGCAGCTCCTCTCCAGACCCCAGGATGGGGAAGCAGAGTGA
- the Nrm gene encoding nurim isoform X2 has translation MAPALLLVPAALASFVLAFGTGVEFVRFTSLRPLLGGVPEPGGPGLLPCAGAGRAPGSEVSSGPEALLPPSAPGVRGAADGAVGGAHAGRRPPPPGASPHPLPRLGARA, from the exons ATGGCCCCCGCGCTGCTGCTGGTCCCCGCGGCCCTCGCTTCCTTCGTCCTGGCCTTCGGCACCGGAGTGGAGTTCGTGCGCTTCACCTCCCTGCGGCCGCTGCTCGGAGGCGTCCCGGAGCCCGGCGGTCCCG GTCTATTACCATGTGCTGGGGCTGGGCGAGCCCCTGGCTCTGAAGTCTCCTCGGGCCCTGAGGCTCTTCTCCCACCTTCGGCACCCGGTGTGCGTGGAGCTGCTGACGGTGCTGTGGGTGGTGCCCACGCTGGGCGCCGACCGCCTCCTCCTGGCGCTTCTCCTCACCCTCTACCTCGGCTTGGCGCACGGGCTTGA
- the Mdc1 gene encoding mediator of DNA damage checkpoint protein 1 isoform X1 — MESTQVIDWDAEEEEEETEIASGSLGYSVEPVGRLRLFSGTHGPERDFPLYIGKNVVGRSPDCSVALPFPSISKQHAVIEISALNKAPVLQDCGSLNGTQIVKPPRALSPGVSHRLRHQELILFADFPCQYLHLDVPPPLVPRRLLTVEKTPGIQGGSQTSRALLAEDSEEEADFPSRRCVANGFRNTTSPSATVVPESDDEDSFPAPSVPEHSLPFELGSDTDEEQQPAVGESSLAPRNGAAGEAEQPDANGVPAGIQLVQAQPTEQQFKDTKVKSKAGSGVVLAGSILERSPTLGEDSDTDVDEEHQPSGFVDNAAGVEEDTPPVLPWKQQQVLGVVTRDPGAPGVAHLQDTPAGGDTGVEQGKPALATSSEGGHTSMVINSDTDEEGDVAASLALAHLKERGVDLWSRNPGVEEVKSQPQVLVERSQSASGRDSDTDMEDGLSGENRGFVPDSPMDIDEALVVTHPESQPSQRPSDVGEAVSMSSPGSHLEGNQASSATVDKKGAKVEEEVPPGPSVTLEEKRQVPVEEAQAPDEAWETAVEEGSSSAVADVRKIPGAGTEQAAALSEQESSLEVGAPSRSPATPVEQAVVCTDTSGDPALPQREGALTATGSGREARVGGTQNAKDCCDEPEDLCLPATQCFVESESQNPEAVQSLEDEPTQVFTCTLPQEPGPSHLSLQTPGPGALDAPWEVLATQPFCLGEQTEASEPQLTATHLEAGGSHPSLPRAPPGHQHVEGREIQTVEKAMGLLSCQVTPAGKASGGDPEPPSHRLSSPVPPPQGDPEPPSHRLSSPVPGSSAPPQSLLTSKRQKHSTPQPPFSTSSPSVGPRRSSRMTPSSHSSAASGPTSQAVRGRANKSSTMTPELIVPTDPELQPPTSTEQPVTPNPTPRATRGRLSRSSKTPEPLISTVPDLQPSISTEQPVIPKPTSRGRSRKSSLRTPEAVVPACPELQPLTSVEQPVIPKTRATRGRPSKSSLRTPEPGVPTGPELQPLTSTEQPAALNLTSRTSRGRSSKSVRTLEPGVPTGPELQPLTSTEQPAAPEPSSQGRTLRSSVRTPEASIPITPKSQPSAGPDQPVPKAPALGTRRRACKSSTDGPESAGLAAPDFEPLTSTERLVIPGVTGERVRRQSSPLSASSIPSAPELQPPVPTAQSVPLEPIPQASQQRRRRAARRQASHTVAVGHKPNSASEPEPQSSVSQSSGPSEASESDTATPEPAMALIQSEAARGSGLIPKPEPGVPQVCRKPSTTTGSPLQKRPRRQVPQKTVVIKEEDPAEAPVREEPQERAVPTPGKRKRNRAENETQGNPNRSQRTKPNQEATAPKVLFTGVVDSRGERAVLALGGSLASSVNEASHLVTDRIRRTVKFLCALGKGIPILSLNWLYQSRKAGCFLPPDDYLVTDPEQEKNFSFSLRDSLRRAQGRRLLEGYEIHVTPAVQPPPSQMGEIISCCGGTVLPRMPHSYKPQRVVITCTEDLPLCTVPSHLGLPLLSPEFLLTGVLKQEVTPEAFVLSKLETSST; from the exons ATGGAGAGCACCCAGGTGATTGACTGGGatgctgaagaggaggaggaggagacagaaatagCCAGTGGATCCTTGGGGTATAGCGTGGAGCCTGTAGGGCGGCTACGTCTCTTCAGTGGTACTCACGGACCAGAAAGAG ATTTCCCACTCTACATTGGCAAGAATGTAGTTGGCCGAAGCCCTGACTGCTCTGTGGCCCTGCCTTTTCCATCCATCTCCAAACAGCATGCAGTGATTGAAATCTCAGCTTTGAACAAAGCCCCCGTACTCCAGGATTGTGGGAGCCTCAATGGCACTCAAATCGTAAAGCCTCCTAGGGCCCTGAGCCCTGGGGTGAGCCATCGTCTGAGGCACCAGGAATTGATTCTGTTTGCAGACTTCCCCTGCCAGTACCTTCACCTGGATGTCCCACCCCCCTTGGTCCCTCGGAGACTGCTGACTGTAGAGAAGACCCCAGGAATACAGGGAGGGTCCCAAACATCCAGAGCTTTGTTGGCTGAGGATTCAGAGGAGGAAGCAG ATTTTCCCTCTAGAAGGTGTGTGGCGAATGGATTTAGGAATACAACATCCCCTTCGGCAACAGTAGTTCCAGAAAG TGATGACGAGGACTCTTTTCCAGCCCCAAGTGTCCCTGAGCACTCTTTGCCCTTTGAATTGGGCAGTGATACGGACGAAGAACAGCAGCCAGCGGTGGGGGAGTCCTCTTTAGCTCCCAGGAATGGTGCTGCTGGGGAGGCTGAGCAGCCTGACGCTAATGGAGTGCCAGCTGGCATCCAGCTGGTGCAGGCTCAGCCTACTGAGCAACAGTTCAAGGACACAAAAGTCAAGAGTAAGGCAGGCAGTGGCGTGGTTCTGGCTGGGTCGATTTTAGAGAGAAGCCCCACTCTTGGGGAGGACAGTGACACAGACGTGGATGAAGAACATCAGCCGTCTGGCTTTGTGGACAATGCTGCAGGTGTGGAAGAAGATACCCCACCTGTACTTCCTTGGAAGCAGCAGCAAGTCCTTGGAGTTGTTACAAGGGACCCTGGAGCACCTGGTGTGGCACATCTGCAGGACACACCAGCTGGTGGTGACACAGGTGTGGAGCAGGGCAAGCCTGCACTGGCTACCTCTTCAGAGGGAGGCCACACCTCCATGGTGATCAACAGTGACACAGATGAGGAGGGGGATGTTGCAGCATCACTCGCCTTGGCCCATCTGAAAGAAAGAGGGGTGGATTTGTGGAGCAGAAACCCAGGTGTGGAGGAGGTCAAGTCCCAACCACAGGTCCTTGTAGAACGAAGCCAGAGTGCCTCTGGGAGAGATAGCGACACAGACATGGAGGATGGGCTCTCCGGGGAAAACAGAGGGTTTGTCCCTGACAGCCCCATGGACATAGATGAGGCTCTTGTTGTCACACATCCAGAGAGCCAGCCCTCCCAGAGGCCCAGTGATGTCGGTGAGGCTGTGAGTATGAGCTCCCCTGGCAGCCATCTAGAGGGAAATCAGGCCTCATCGGCCACTGTGGACAAGAAAGGAGCAAAAGTGGAAGAGGAAGTCCCCCCGGGGCCCTCTGTTACCCTAGAGGAGAAGCGTCAGGTGCCTGTAGAGGAAGCCCAGGCTCCTGACGAGGCCTGGGAAACAGCTGTGGAGGAAGGCTCGTCTTCAGCAGTGGCAGATGTAAGAAAGATCCCAGGTGCTGGGACAGAGCAGGCTGCAGCTTTGTCTGAGCAGGAAAGCTCTCTTGAGGTGGGGGCCCCCAGCAGGTCACCTGCCACACCCGTGGAGCAGGCAGTAGTGTGCACAGATACTTCAGGGGACCCTGCCCTGCCACAGAGGGAAGGAGCCCTCACTGCCACAGGAAGCGGGAGAGAAGCACGTGTTGGCGGGACCCAGAATGCTAAAGACTGCTGTGATG AGCCTGAAGATCTATGCCTTCCAGCTACCCAGTGCTTTGTGGAGAGTGAGAGCCAGAATCCAGAAG CTGTCCAGAGTTTGGAAGATGAGCCTACCCAAGTCTTCACATGTACTCTTCCCCAGGAGCCTGGGCCTTCCCATCTCAGCCTTCAGACTCCAG GTCCAGGCGCCTTGGACGCGCCCTGGGAAGTCTTGGCTACACAACCGTTCtgtctgggagagcagacagagGCCTCTGAGCCCCAGCTCACTGCCACCCACCTGGAAGCTGGGGGATCTCATCCATCTCTACCTAGGGCCCCACCAGGACACCAGCATGTTGAAGGCAGAGAAATACAGACTGTGGAGAAAGCCATGG GCCTCTTGAGTTGCCAGGTGACACCTGCTGGGAAGGCTTCCGGG ggtGACCCAGAGCCTCCGTCCCatcgcctgtcctctccagtgcCTCCTCCTCAGGGTGACCCAGAGCCTCCGTCCCatcgcctgtcctctccagtgcCCGGATCTTCAGCTCCACCTCAGAGTCTTCTCACCTCGAAGAGACAAAAGCATTCTACACCTCAGCCTCCATTTTCAACTTCTTCCCCTTCTGTCGGGCCACGGAGGTCCTCCAGGATGACCCCTTCCTCACATTCCTCTGCTGCCTCAGGACCAACATCTCAGGCTGTTCGGGGCAGGGCAAATAAGTCCTCCACCATGACCCCAGAACTGATTGTTCCTACAGACCCTGAGCTCCAGCCTCCCACCTCCACAGAACAGCCTGTTACCCCAAACCCCACACCTCGGGCCACGCGGGGCAGGCTAAGTAGGTCTTCCAAGACCCCAGAACCACTTATCTCTACTGTCCCTGACCTTCAACCTTCCATCTCCACAGAACAACCTGTCATACCTAAACCCACATCTCGGGGCAGGTCACGTAAGTCTTCTCTCAGGACCCCTGAAGCAGTTGTCCCTGCCTGTCCTGAACTCCAACCTCTCACCTCCGTAGAACAGCCTGTTATCCCTAAAACCAGAGCCACTCGGGGCAGGCCGAGTAAGTCTTCTCTCAGGACCCCAGAACCAGGTGTCCCCACAGGCCCTGAACTCCAGCCCCTCACCTCCACAGAACAGCCTGCTGCCCTTAATCTCACATCTCGGACCTCTAGGGGCAGGTCCAGTAAGTCTGTCAGGACCCTGGAACCAGGTGTTCCCACTGGCCCTGAACTCCAGCCCCTCACCTCCACAGAGCAGCCTGCTGCTCCTGAGCCCTCTTCTCAGGGCAGGACACTTAGGTCTTCTGTCAGGACTCCTGAAGCCAGTATCCCCATAACCCCTAAGAGCCAGCCTTCTGCTGGTCCAGACCAGCCTGTCCCTAAGGCCCCAGCTCTGGGCACTCGGCGAAGGGCATGTAAGTCCTCCACTGATGGCCCTGAATCAGCTGGACTAGCAGCCCCAGATTTTGAGCCTCTCACCTCTACAGAACGTCTTGTCATCCCTGGGGTGACAGGTGAGAGGGTGAGACGACAGTCTTCACCCCTAAGCGCGTCCTCAATTCCCAGTGCCCCTGAACTCCAGCCACCTGTCCCCACAGCCCAATCTGTTCCGCTGGAGCCCATTCCTCAAGCCAGTCAGCAAAGGAGGCGGAGGGCTGCGAGGAGGCAGGCCTCCCACACAGTTGCTGTGGGCCACAAGCCTAACTCTGCATCTGAACCTGAGCCCCAGTCTTCTGTCAGCCAAAGCTCAGGGCCGTCAGAAGCATCTGAGTCGGATACAGCCACTCCAGAGCCTGCTATGGCCCTCATCCAGAGTGAAGCAGCTAGAGGATCAGGTCTCATTCCCAAGCCTGAGCCTGGGGTTCCTCAAGTCTGCAGGAAGCCTTCCACTACCACAGGCTCACCCCTTCAGAAACGTCCCCGAAGGCAGGTACCGCAGAAAACTGTAGTCATCAAGGAAGAGGATCCTGCAGAAGCACCAGTGAGGGAAGAG CCTCAGGAGAGAGCAGTTCCCACACCAGGTAAGAGAAAGAGGAACCGTGCAGAGAATGAGACCCAGGGTAACCCAAATCGAAGCCAGCGAACTAAACCTAACCAAGAAGCAACAGCCCCCAAG GTGCTGTTCACGGGAGTCGTGGATTCTCGTGGAGAGCGTGCAGTGCTGGCTCTGGGAGGCAGTCTGGCCAGCTCAGTGAATGAGGCCTCCCACTTGGTCACTGATCGTATCCGAAGGACCGTCAAGTTCTTGTGTGCCCTGGGGAAGGGGATTCCCATCCTCTCCCTGAACTGGCTGTATCAG TCCCGAAAAGCTGGCTGCTTTTTGCCTCCTGATGACTACTTGGTGACTGACCCTGAGCAAGAGAAGAATTTTAGCTTCAGTCTTCGGGATTCACTGAGGCGGGCTCAGGGACGAAGACTGCTGGAG GGCTATGAGATTCATGTGACCCCTGCAGTGCAGCCGCCCCCATCTCAGATGGGCGAGATCATCAGCTGCTGCGGAGGTACCGTCCTGCCTCGCATGCCCCATTCCTATAAG CCTCAGCGAGTTGTCATAACCTGCACTGAAGACCTCCCTCTCTGCACTGTCCCATCTCATCTGGGGCTGCCCCTGCTCTCTCCTGAGTTCCTCCTGACTGGAGTGCTGAAGCAGGAAGTCACCCCAGAGGCCTTTGTCCTCTCCAAACTGGAAACGTCATCTACCTGA
- the Mdc1 gene encoding mediator of DNA damage checkpoint protein 1 isoform X2 — translation MESTQVIDWDAEEEEEETEIASGSLGYSVEPVGRLRLFSGTHGPERDFPLYIGKNVVGRSPDCSVALPFPSISKQHAVIEISALNKAPVLQDCGSLNGTQIVKPPRALSPGVSHRLRHQELILFADFPCQYLHLDVPPPLVPRRLLTVEKTPGIQGGSQTSRALLAEDSEEEADFPSRRCVANGFRNTTSPSATVVPESDDEDSFPAPSVPEHSLPFELGSDTDEEQQPAVGESSLAPRNGAAGEAEQPDANGVPAGIQLVQAQPTEQQFKDTKVKSKAGSGVVLAGSILERSPTLGEDSDTDVDEEHQPSGFVDNAAGVEEDTPPVLPWKQQQVLGVVTRDPGAPGVAHLQDTPAGGDTGVEQGKPALATSSEGGHTSMVINSDTDEEGDVAASLALAHLKERGVDLWSRNPGVEEVKSQPQVLVERSQSASGRDSDTDMEDGLSGENRGFVPDSPMDIDEALVVTHPESQPSQRPSDVGEAVSMSSPGSHLEGNQASSATVDKKGAKVEEEVPPGPSVTLEEKRQVPVEEAQAPDEAWETAVEEGSSSAVADVRKIPGAGTEQAAALSEQESSLEVGAPSRSPATPVEQAVVCTDTSGDPALPQREGALTATGSGREARVGGTQNAKDCCDEPEDLCLPATQCFVESESQNPEAVQSLEDEPTQVFTCTLPQEPGPSHLSLQTPGPGALDAPWEVLATQPFCLGEQTEASEPQLTATHLEAGGSHPSLPRAPPGHQHVEGREIQTVEKAMGLLSCQVTPAGKASGGDPEPPSHRLSSPVPPPQGDPEPPSHRLSSPVPGSSAPPQSLLTSKRQKHSTPQPPFSTSSPSVGPRRSSRMTPSSHSSAASGPTSQAVRGRANKSSTMTPELIVPTDPELQPPTSTEQPVTPNPTPRATRGRLSRSSKTPEPLISTVPDLQPSISTEQPVIPKPTSRGRSRKSSLRTPEAVVPACPELQPLTSVEQPVIPKTRATRGRPSKSSLRTPEPGVPTGPELQPLTSTEQPAALNLTSRTSRGRSSKSVRTLEPGVPTGPELQPLTSTEQPAAPEPSSQGRTLRSSVRTPEASIPITPKSQPSAGPDQPVPKAPALGTRRRACKSSTDGPESAGLAAPDFEPLTSTERLVIPGVTGERVRRQSSPLSASSIPSAPELQPPVPTAQSVPLEPIPQASQQRRRRAARRQASHTVAVGHKPNSASEPEPQSSVSQSSGPSEASESDTATPEPAMALIQSEAARGSGLIPKPEPGVPQVCRKPSTTTGSPLQKRPRRQVPQKTVVIKEEDPAEAPVREEPQERAVPTPGKRKRNRAENETQGNPNRSQRTKPNQEATAPKVLFTGVVDSRGERAVLALGGSLASSVNEASHLVTDRIRRTVKFLCALGKGIPILSLNWLYQSRKAGCFLPPDDYLVTDPEQEKNFSFSLRDSLRRAQGRRLLEGYEIHVTPAVQPPPSQMGEIISCCGASASCHNLH, via the exons ATGGAGAGCACCCAGGTGATTGACTGGGatgctgaagaggaggaggaggagacagaaatagCCAGTGGATCCTTGGGGTATAGCGTGGAGCCTGTAGGGCGGCTACGTCTCTTCAGTGGTACTCACGGACCAGAAAGAG ATTTCCCACTCTACATTGGCAAGAATGTAGTTGGCCGAAGCCCTGACTGCTCTGTGGCCCTGCCTTTTCCATCCATCTCCAAACAGCATGCAGTGATTGAAATCTCAGCTTTGAACAAAGCCCCCGTACTCCAGGATTGTGGGAGCCTCAATGGCACTCAAATCGTAAAGCCTCCTAGGGCCCTGAGCCCTGGGGTGAGCCATCGTCTGAGGCACCAGGAATTGATTCTGTTTGCAGACTTCCCCTGCCAGTACCTTCACCTGGATGTCCCACCCCCCTTGGTCCCTCGGAGACTGCTGACTGTAGAGAAGACCCCAGGAATACAGGGAGGGTCCCAAACATCCAGAGCTTTGTTGGCTGAGGATTCAGAGGAGGAAGCAG ATTTTCCCTCTAGAAGGTGTGTGGCGAATGGATTTAGGAATACAACATCCCCTTCGGCAACAGTAGTTCCAGAAAG TGATGACGAGGACTCTTTTCCAGCCCCAAGTGTCCCTGAGCACTCTTTGCCCTTTGAATTGGGCAGTGATACGGACGAAGAACAGCAGCCAGCGGTGGGGGAGTCCTCTTTAGCTCCCAGGAATGGTGCTGCTGGGGAGGCTGAGCAGCCTGACGCTAATGGAGTGCCAGCTGGCATCCAGCTGGTGCAGGCTCAGCCTACTGAGCAACAGTTCAAGGACACAAAAGTCAAGAGTAAGGCAGGCAGTGGCGTGGTTCTGGCTGGGTCGATTTTAGAGAGAAGCCCCACTCTTGGGGAGGACAGTGACACAGACGTGGATGAAGAACATCAGCCGTCTGGCTTTGTGGACAATGCTGCAGGTGTGGAAGAAGATACCCCACCTGTACTTCCTTGGAAGCAGCAGCAAGTCCTTGGAGTTGTTACAAGGGACCCTGGAGCACCTGGTGTGGCACATCTGCAGGACACACCAGCTGGTGGTGACACAGGTGTGGAGCAGGGCAAGCCTGCACTGGCTACCTCTTCAGAGGGAGGCCACACCTCCATGGTGATCAACAGTGACACAGATGAGGAGGGGGATGTTGCAGCATCACTCGCCTTGGCCCATCTGAAAGAAAGAGGGGTGGATTTGTGGAGCAGAAACCCAGGTGTGGAGGAGGTCAAGTCCCAACCACAGGTCCTTGTAGAACGAAGCCAGAGTGCCTCTGGGAGAGATAGCGACACAGACATGGAGGATGGGCTCTCCGGGGAAAACAGAGGGTTTGTCCCTGACAGCCCCATGGACATAGATGAGGCTCTTGTTGTCACACATCCAGAGAGCCAGCCCTCCCAGAGGCCCAGTGATGTCGGTGAGGCTGTGAGTATGAGCTCCCCTGGCAGCCATCTAGAGGGAAATCAGGCCTCATCGGCCACTGTGGACAAGAAAGGAGCAAAAGTGGAAGAGGAAGTCCCCCCGGGGCCCTCTGTTACCCTAGAGGAGAAGCGTCAGGTGCCTGTAGAGGAAGCCCAGGCTCCTGACGAGGCCTGGGAAACAGCTGTGGAGGAAGGCTCGTCTTCAGCAGTGGCAGATGTAAGAAAGATCCCAGGTGCTGGGACAGAGCAGGCTGCAGCTTTGTCTGAGCAGGAAAGCTCTCTTGAGGTGGGGGCCCCCAGCAGGTCACCTGCCACACCCGTGGAGCAGGCAGTAGTGTGCACAGATACTTCAGGGGACCCTGCCCTGCCACAGAGGGAAGGAGCCCTCACTGCCACAGGAAGCGGGAGAGAAGCACGTGTTGGCGGGACCCAGAATGCTAAAGACTGCTGTGATG AGCCTGAAGATCTATGCCTTCCAGCTACCCAGTGCTTTGTGGAGAGTGAGAGCCAGAATCCAGAAG CTGTCCAGAGTTTGGAAGATGAGCCTACCCAAGTCTTCACATGTACTCTTCCCCAGGAGCCTGGGCCTTCCCATCTCAGCCTTCAGACTCCAG GTCCAGGCGCCTTGGACGCGCCCTGGGAAGTCTTGGCTACACAACCGTTCtgtctgggagagcagacagagGCCTCTGAGCCCCAGCTCACTGCCACCCACCTGGAAGCTGGGGGATCTCATCCATCTCTACCTAGGGCCCCACCAGGACACCAGCATGTTGAAGGCAGAGAAATACAGACTGTGGAGAAAGCCATGG GCCTCTTGAGTTGCCAGGTGACACCTGCTGGGAAGGCTTCCGGG ggtGACCCAGAGCCTCCGTCCCatcgcctgtcctctccagtgcCTCCTCCTCAGGGTGACCCAGAGCCTCCGTCCCatcgcctgtcctctccagtgcCCGGATCTTCAGCTCCACCTCAGAGTCTTCTCACCTCGAAGAGACAAAAGCATTCTACACCTCAGCCTCCATTTTCAACTTCTTCCCCTTCTGTCGGGCCACGGAGGTCCTCCAGGATGACCCCTTCCTCACATTCCTCTGCTGCCTCAGGACCAACATCTCAGGCTGTTCGGGGCAGGGCAAATAAGTCCTCCACCATGACCCCAGAACTGATTGTTCCTACAGACCCTGAGCTCCAGCCTCCCACCTCCACAGAACAGCCTGTTACCCCAAACCCCACACCTCGGGCCACGCGGGGCAGGCTAAGTAGGTCTTCCAAGACCCCAGAACCACTTATCTCTACTGTCCCTGACCTTCAACCTTCCATCTCCACAGAACAACCTGTCATACCTAAACCCACATCTCGGGGCAGGTCACGTAAGTCTTCTCTCAGGACCCCTGAAGCAGTTGTCCCTGCCTGTCCTGAACTCCAACCTCTCACCTCCGTAGAACAGCCTGTTATCCCTAAAACCAGAGCCACTCGGGGCAGGCCGAGTAAGTCTTCTCTCAGGACCCCAGAACCAGGTGTCCCCACAGGCCCTGAACTCCAGCCCCTCACCTCCACAGAACAGCCTGCTGCCCTTAATCTCACATCTCGGACCTCTAGGGGCAGGTCCAGTAAGTCTGTCAGGACCCTGGAACCAGGTGTTCCCACTGGCCCTGAACTCCAGCCCCTCACCTCCACAGAGCAGCCTGCTGCTCCTGAGCCCTCTTCTCAGGGCAGGACACTTAGGTCTTCTGTCAGGACTCCTGAAGCCAGTATCCCCATAACCCCTAAGAGCCAGCCTTCTGCTGGTCCAGACCAGCCTGTCCCTAAGGCCCCAGCTCTGGGCACTCGGCGAAGGGCATGTAAGTCCTCCACTGATGGCCCTGAATCAGCTGGACTAGCAGCCCCAGATTTTGAGCCTCTCACCTCTACAGAACGTCTTGTCATCCCTGGGGTGACAGGTGAGAGGGTGAGACGACAGTCTTCACCCCTAAGCGCGTCCTCAATTCCCAGTGCCCCTGAACTCCAGCCACCTGTCCCCACAGCCCAATCTGTTCCGCTGGAGCCCATTCCTCAAGCCAGTCAGCAAAGGAGGCGGAGGGCTGCGAGGAGGCAGGCCTCCCACACAGTTGCTGTGGGCCACAAGCCTAACTCTGCATCTGAACCTGAGCCCCAGTCTTCTGTCAGCCAAAGCTCAGGGCCGTCAGAAGCATCTGAGTCGGATACAGCCACTCCAGAGCCTGCTATGGCCCTCATCCAGAGTGAAGCAGCTAGAGGATCAGGTCTCATTCCCAAGCCTGAGCCTGGGGTTCCTCAAGTCTGCAGGAAGCCTTCCACTACCACAGGCTCACCCCTTCAGAAACGTCCCCGAAGGCAGGTACCGCAGAAAACTGTAGTCATCAAGGAAGAGGATCCTGCAGAAGCACCAGTGAGGGAAGAG CCTCAGGAGAGAGCAGTTCCCACACCAGGTAAGAGAAAGAGGAACCGTGCAGAGAATGAGACCCAGGGTAACCCAAATCGAAGCCAGCGAACTAAACCTAACCAAGAAGCAACAGCCCCCAAG GTGCTGTTCACGGGAGTCGTGGATTCTCGTGGAGAGCGTGCAGTGCTGGCTCTGGGAGGCAGTCTGGCCAGCTCAGTGAATGAGGCCTCCCACTTGGTCACTGATCGTATCCGAAGGACCGTCAAGTTCTTGTGTGCCCTGGGGAAGGGGATTCCCATCCTCTCCCTGAACTGGCTGTATCAG TCCCGAAAAGCTGGCTGCTTTTTGCCTCCTGATGACTACTTGGTGACTGACCCTGAGCAAGAGAAGAATTTTAGCTTCAGTCTTCGGGATTCACTGAGGCGGGCTCAGGGACGAAGACTGCTGGAG GGCTATGAGATTCATGTGACCCCTGCAGTGCAGCCGCCCCCATCTCAGATGGGCGAGATCATCAGCTGCTGCGGAG CCTCAGCGAGTTGTCATAACCTGCACTGA